Proteins encoded by one window of Leishmania mexicana MHOM/GT/2001/U1103 complete genome, chromosome 23:
- a CDS encoding putative coronin encodes MSVSRFRHSTGHVAKPQRHLLNVTSSTALWDGSNTISCNDKFVAVPWQTFGGTAVFRHDTFGRLAPNPPLVLGQKGQIIDVKFDPFNNQNLFTASEDGSIFGWGIPTEGLQSNISSPLVELKGHNKKCGIISFHSSANGVLASAGVDRVINVWDVERGTAVNTISNLSDYATGLEWNLRGSLFCVASRDKTLRVIDPRDCTVVSSVESHASARSQRCIWCKRKDTIMTLGCSKSQQRQIKLWDMRKMESPYSVTELDQSSAAFIPVYDEDLNLLILGSKGENNLKCFELMSEGLTFSYEVNSSDPMKGLCMMPKWSLDVKKCEFDCLYQLTYHSLFIIEMLLPRKQSCTEFQGDVFPSTFADHSAMSAGEFFSGANADPREYDLSGLFDGHSPRLMGESMPSPQKIPVGSQAAKPLKEAPKGETVPGRENSSVSVPESSEATSGQRDSSTAKHADPWVDMTQQEIFDKQRRLQELSEKVRTCHQEISALRKALQEKEAEMLQVLEDIQSI; translated from the coding sequence ATGTCTGTCTCGCGATTCCGCCATTCTACAGGGCACGTGGCAAAGCCTCAGCGTCACCTTCTGAATGTGACATCGTCCACCGCCTTATGGGACGGTAGCAACACCATTTCATGCAACGATAAATTCGTTGCGGTGCCGTGGCAAACCTTTGGCGGAACTGCGGTTTTCAGACATGATACCTTCGGACGACTTGCGCCAAACCCTCCCCTTGTACTTGGTCAAAAGGGTCAAATCATCGACGTCAAGTTTGACCCTTTTAACAACCAAAATCTGTTCACCGCCAGCGAGGATGGGAGCATCTTTGGGTGGGGTATCCCGACAGAGGGACTTCAGTCCAACATATCGTCGCCACTAGTGGAGCTGAAGGGACACAACAAAAAGTGTGGCATCATCTCATTCCACTCCAGTGCAAATGGTGTTTTGGCCTCAGCAGGTGTTGACCGTGTCATCAACGTGTGGGATGTGGAGAGAGGCACCGCCGTTAACACCATCAGCAACCTTTCCGACTACGCCACTGGACTAGAGTGGAATCTACGAGGGTCTCTTTTCTGCGTAGCCTCTCGCGACAAAACGCTTCGAGTGATCGATCCTCGTGACTGCACCGTAGTGTCATCGGTGGAAAGCCACGCCAGTGCCCGCTCACAGCGGTGCATCTGGTGTAAGCGAAAGGACACAATCATGACACTCGGCTGCAGCAAGAGCCAGCAGCGTCAAATAAAGCTGTGGGATATGCGGAAAATGGAAAGTCCCTACTCAGTCACTGAACTCGATCAGTCGAGCGCCGCATTCATACCAGTGTATGACGAGGATTTGAATCTGCTAATCCTCGGCAGCAAGGGGGAAAACAACTTGAAGTGTTTTGAGTTGATGAGTGAAGGCCTCACATTCAGTTATGAGGTGAACTCGAGCGATCCTATGAAGGGTCTGTGCATGATGCCGAAGTGGTCACTGGACGTCAAGAAGTGTGAATTTGACTGTCTGTACCAGCTGACATATCACAGTCTTTTCATAATCGAGATGCTTCTTCCTAGGAAGCAATCTTGCACTGAGTTTCAAGGAGATGTGTTCCCTTCCACATTTGCAGACCACTCGGCAATGTCTGCAGGTGAGTTCTTCAGTGGTGCTAACGCTGATCCTCGTGAATACGACTTGTCTGGCTTGTTTGATGGCCACTCACCGCGCCTGATGGGAGAAAGCATGCCTTCCCCACAGAAGATTCCTGTGGGTTCGCAAGCAGCAAAGCCACTGAAGGAGGCGCCGAAGGGAGAGACGGTTCCAGGGCGTGAGAACTCCAGCGTCTCTGTCCCGGAGTCGTCCGAAGCTACTTCGGGTCAAAGGGATAGCAGTACTGCAAAGCACGCGGATCCATGGGTCGACATGACGCAGCAAGAGATTTTCGATAAGCAGAGGCGCCTCCAAGAGCTTTCGGAAAAGGTACGCACTTGCCACCAGGAGATTTCGGCTCTTCGAAAAGCACTTCAAGAAAAAGAGGCAGAGATGCTACAAGTGCTAGAGGATATCCAGTCGATATAA
- a CDS encoding membrane-bound acid phosphatase 2 translates to MRQVLFLLLLAAPLLCVPALVTAAPDMKLVMVQLLHRHGARTAEPSYNKTQICGDTPCGYLTWPGIEMLGKTGAFLRSRYNTDASVVSEPMFPSEDYDLDVAYSRSTDVQRTLQSAESFLRGFFPNLKSLYPAIHTVPEQDDYILYTNYVPQFQFYWSLDMAGVRAVCNPVVDRNFPDFSTLTTIAQEVYSEGYCSDFTRRTDCAFTLFDIAVSKEAIGELENYPKLKTNRVRLSQVAREHFARQYVYNRSDTRCFQQGSSGQPILQEFVKNIGAAMAGTSSYKLYHYSAHDTTLSRIACSLQDTADDGLLPPFAQTLVLELLQNLSDSSYHVRVLRGHTGQSRASGFEFAWEPDWQLKCMSASGQLYNASGNRCSVADFTRFVQWSAAPAGSTGYCYLDEKYRQLRNCPEGGIGAGEAWQALSTGCQYYRKRCPLYSCDAGYMLDSSSLQCVCVALSCLLTSSTAGPGLPDGSPHGAANNTTAKTSGLSAGGTAAVAMGTFCIGALLAGFVTAAVLLCCKHRKRAAFPEV, encoded by the coding sequence ATGCGGCAGGTGTTgtttttgctgctgctggccgcGCCTCTCTTGTGCGTGCCGGCGCTTGTTACTGCTGCGCCGGACATGAAGCTCGTGATggttcagctgctgcaccggcacGGCGCCCGCACGGCGGAGCCGAGCTACAACAAGACCCAGATCTGCGGGGACACCCCCTGCGGATACCTTACGTGGCCTGGGATCGAGATGCTCGGCAAGACGGGTGCGTTCCTGCGGAGCCGCTACAACACGGATGCCTCCGTTGTGTCTGAGCCCATGTTCCCCTCAGAGGACTACGACTTGGATGTCGCATACAGCCGCTCGACCGATGTGCAGCGGACGCTGCAGAGTGCCGAGTCGTTCCTGCGCGGCTTCTTTCCGAACTTGAAGTCCCTGTACCCCGCTATTCACACGGTGCCAGAGCAAGATGACTACATTCTGTACACGAACTACGTACCACAATTCCAGTTTTATTGGAGCCTGGATATGgcgggcgtgcgtgctgtTTGCAACCCGGTTGTGGATCGGAACTTCCCTGACTTCAGCACGCTGACGACAATTGCGCAGGAGGTGTACAGTGAGGGGTACTGCAGCGATTTCACGCGGCGCACTGATTGTGCCTTTACGCTGTTTGATATCGCCGTCTCCAAGGAAGCCATCGGGGAACTGGAGAATTATCCGAAGTTGAAGACCAACCGGGTCAGGCTGAGTCAGGTGGCCCGCGAGCACTTTGCGAGGCAGTACGTGTACAACCGCAGCGACACCCGGTGCTTTCAGCAAGGGAGCTCTGGGCAGCCGATTCTTCAGGAGTTCGTGAAGAACATTggcgcggcgatggcgggCACCAGCAGCTATAAGCTGTACCACTACAGCGCTCACGACACGACGCTGAGCCGGATCGCGTGCTCGCTGCAGGACACGGCCGACGACGGGCTGCTGCCACCCTTTGCGCAGACGCTCGTTCTGGAGCTGTTGCAGAACCTGTCAGACTCGTCGTAccacgtgcgcgtgttgcgTGGACACACCGGACAGAGTCGCGCATCTGGCTTCGAGTTCGCCTGGGAGCCGGACTGGCAGCTGAAGTGCATGAGCGCGTCTGGGCAGCTGTACAACGCGAGCGGAAACAGGTGCTCCGTGGCTGACTTCACCCGGTTTGTGCAGTGGAGTGCTGCTCCGGCGGGGTCGACGGGATACTGTTACCTGGACGAGAAGTACCGGCAGCTGCGGAACTGTCCGGAGGGCGGGATCGGGGCCGGTGAGGCGTGGCAGGCGCTGTCGACCGGATGCCAGTACTACCGAAAGCGGTGCCCGTTGTACTCGTGCGACGCTGGGTACATGCTGGACAGTTCGTCGTTGCAGTGCGTATGTGTTGCCCTTTCATGCCTTCTGACTTCCAGCACTGCTGGGCCAGGGTTGCCGGATGGCAGTCCTCACGGCGCGGCGAACAACACAACTGCAAAGACCTCCGGGCTGAGTGCCGGCggcacggctgccgtggcgatGGGAACATTCTGCATTGGAGCTCTTCTCGCTGGTTtcgtcaccgctgcggtgctcCTCTGCTGCAAGCATCGCAAACGCGCCGCCTTCCCCGAGGTTTGA